Proteins encoded by one window of Candidatus Aramenus sp. CH1:
- a CDS encoding RtcB family protein, with translation MQITPKRIGSYEWRIEKGTQECMKVPVTVFADDVLIEKMKQDLTLKQATNVACLPGVQEAVYVLPDGHQGYGFPIGGIAATAIDEGGVVSPGGIGYDINCGVRLLRTNLDYDDVKPKLKELVEELHKNVPSGVGSEGKVRLTMQQLDEVLANGVEWAVDKSYGWEEDMEHIEQKGSWDIADPSKVSNVAKQRGMNQLGTLGAGNHFLEVQVVDKIYDPEVAKAIGITHEGQVTVMVHTGSRGLGHQIASDYLQIMERAMKKYNINVPDRELAAIPFESREGQDYFHAMVSGANFAWTNRQLITHWARESFGRVFKTDPEKLDLHIIYDVAHNIAKIEEYDIEGKRKKVLVHRKGATRAFPPGSPEIPQDHRSIGQVVLIPGSMGTASYVMAGIPEGKRTWYTAPHGAGRWMSREAAVRNYPANAVIESLEDRGIIVRAATRRVVAEEAPGAYKDVDRVAKVAHEVKIAKLVARLRPIGVTKG, from the coding sequence ATGCAGATTACTCCTAAACGCATAGGTTCGTACGAGTGGAGGATAGAAAAGGGAACTCAAGAGTGCATGAAGGTTCCGGTAACCGTGTTTGCGGACGACGTGCTAATAGAGAAAATGAAACAGGACTTGACGCTAAAGCAGGCAACAAACGTTGCGTGCCTCCCAGGGGTTCAAGAGGCAGTATACGTCTTGCCAGACGGCCATCAAGGATATGGCTTCCCAATAGGGGGAATAGCAGCTACGGCCATTGACGAAGGCGGAGTAGTGAGCCCCGGAGGTATAGGTTACGACATAAACTGCGGAGTGAGGTTGCTCAGGACGAACTTAGACTACGATGACGTAAAACCTAAGCTCAAGGAACTTGTGGAAGAGTTGCACAAGAACGTCCCAAGCGGTGTGGGAAGCGAGGGAAAGGTAAGGCTCACGATGCAACAACTCGACGAAGTGCTCGCCAACGGCGTCGAGTGGGCGGTAGACAAAAGCTACGGCTGGGAGGAGGACATGGAGCACATAGAGCAAAAGGGGAGCTGGGACATAGCAGATCCCTCTAAGGTTAGTAACGTCGCAAAGCAAAGGGGAATGAACCAACTGGGAACTCTTGGCGCGGGCAACCACTTCCTAGAGGTTCAAGTGGTGGACAAGATATACGACCCAGAGGTGGCAAAGGCCATTGGCATAACCCACGAGGGCCAAGTGACCGTAATGGTGCACACCGGGTCCAGGGGGTTAGGTCACCAGATTGCGAGCGACTACCTCCAGATAATGGAGAGAGCTATGAAGAAGTACAATATAAACGTCCCTGATAGGGAACTCGCCGCAATTCCGTTCGAGAGTAGGGAGGGACAGGATTACTTCCACGCCATGGTTTCTGGAGCCAACTTCGCGTGGACTAACAGGCAACTGATAACCCATTGGGCAAGGGAGAGCTTTGGGAGGGTCTTCAAGACAGACCCCGAGAAGTTAGACCTTCACATAATTTACGACGTTGCCCACAACATCGCCAAAATAGAGGAATACGACATAGAGGGCAAGAGGAAAAAGGTTCTTGTTCACAGGAAAGGAGCAACTAGGGCGTTCCCGCCAGGTAGCCCCGAGATCCCGCAAGACCACAGGAGCATTGGCCAAGTAGTTTTGATTCCAGGCAGTATGGGCACTGCCAGCTACGTGATGGCAGGGATACCAGAGGGTAAGAGGACGTGGTACACTGCTCCACATGGGGCTGGAAGGTGGATGTCTAGGGAAGCCGCAGTGAGGAACTACCCAGCCAACGCCGTTATTGAGAGCCTAGAGGACAGGGGTATAATAGTTAGGGCAGCCACCAGAAGAGTAGTGGCAGAGGAGGCCCCAGGAGCCTACAAGGACGTGGACAGGGTAGCTAAGGTGGCGCACGAAGTGAAAATAGCTAAACTTGTAGCAAGGCTGAGGCCAAT